The Clostridium septicum genome contains a region encoding:
- a CDS encoding imm11 family protein, with translation MKIWDLQEDVNVYEHITLVNGSNEDWIKFGDMFQGKQLREEWQPLKLKLIQHGGTLKKGDMPYLSPGVPVFSDKAIHVLKSQFSSCVEVLDTDCDIGDYKIINVIKVINCLDYEKSEILRYRDSDRIKAISKYVFKLDLIEKLNIFKIVEQPRGKVFVSDEFRNKVIQSGLEGFKFIEVWDSEE, from the coding sequence ATGAAAATATGGGATTTGCAAGAAGATGTTAATGTATATGAGCATATCACACTTGTAAATGGTAGTAATGAAGATTGGATTAAGTTTGGAGATATGTTCCAAGGAAAGCAATTAAGAGAAGAATGGCAACCACTTAAATTAAAGTTGATTCAACATGGAGGGACATTGAAGAAAGGCGATATGCCATATCTTTCTCCAGGAGTTCCTGTTTTTAGTGATAAAGCTATACATGTTTTAAAGAGTCAGTTTAGTAGTTGTGTTGAGGTTTTGGATACGGATTGTGACATTGGAGACTACAAAATTATAAATGTCATAAAAGTAATCAACTGTCTTGACTATGAAAAATCTGAGATATTAAGATATAGAGACTCTGATAGGATAAAAGCTATTAGTAAATATGTTTTCAAACTAGATTTGATTGAAAAGCTAAATATATTTAAAATAGTAGAGCAACCACGAGGTAAGGTTTTTGTATCTGATGAATTTAGAAACAAGGTTATTCAAAGTGGTCTTGAAGGTTTTAAGTTCATTGAAGTATGGGATTCAGAAGAGTAA
- a CDS encoding AHH domain-containing protein, translated as MGYLPEIANKIKNGERVEKIVDSIRGAKGAAEAVSKIRTVSSDFLNYVKDSIIDLGDRIAYKPALAGASDDAFYYMSKSEISDINKLESTARSAGRLEESACEIAKDTSRVISMTERIAEYDKVMHNTTLKVSHTASESHADILRKELYAEGITPPPYGNACHHIVAWDAEKASVSRGILSKYGIDVDSASNGVLLPYEKNAYVTTEAMHNGGHSAEYYLQVENRLKEADKFIVSKNLSVNDAKMIMSETLNNIRKDLLNGILKVHN; from the coding sequence ATGGGGTATCTTCCAGAAATAGCAAATAAAATAAAAAATGGAGAAAGAGTTGAAAAAATAGTAGATTCTATTAGAGGAGCTAAGGGAGCGGCAGAAGCTGTTTCTAAGATAAGAACTGTTTCAAGTGATTTCCTAAACTATGTAAAAGATAGTATAATAGATTTAGGAGATAGAATAGCATATAAACCTGCTTTAGCTGGAGCTAGTGATGATGCATTTTATTATATGAGCAAGTCAGAGATAAGTGATATTAATAAGCTAGAAAGTACAGCAAGGTCTGCAGGTAGACTAGAGGAGTCTGCTTGTGAAATTGCAAAAGATACAAGTAGAGTTATATCAATGACTGAAAGAATAGCTGAGTATGATAAGGTTATGCATAATACTACTTTGAAAGTCTCACATACTGCTAGTGAATCTCATGCTGATATACTAAGAAAAGAATTATATGCTGAAGGTATTACCCCGCCACCTTATGGAAATGCATGTCATCATATTGTTGCATGGGATGCTGAGAAAGCTAGTGTTTCAAGAGGAATACTTTCAAAATATGGAATAGATGTTGATTCGGCATCTAATGGAGTTCTATTACCTTATGAGAAGAATGCATATGTTACTACTGAAGCTATGCATAATGGAGGACATTCGGCTGAATATTATTTACAAGTTGAAAATCGATTGAAAGAAGCAGATAAATTTATAGTTAGCAAGAATTTAAGTGTTAATGATGCTAAAATGATTATGTCTGAAACATTGAATAATATTAGAAAAGACCTTTTAAATGGAATTCTAAAGGTTCATAATTAG
- a CDS encoding IS6 family transposase: MNKTNIKCPRCHSNKLYKFGLDKQANQKYQCQNCKRQFAPDKVSSRVLKNYPRCPECGKGTYLHHSYKHYNRYKCNNKKCNHIIVNHHSLNIDNASSEAITSSLSMKGMRFPLHVILTTLTLYFLNNSSTRAISQFLMINSGIKVSHVTIASWTNKFAPFFKQKADKFKASLNLQSDDWHADETVVFINGERYYFWLAIDSETRFILAFHLTKSRSSDSAYTLVNEDKKFGEPVSFITDRLPSYNEAVATLLPNTTHIPVAPMSSDINNNLIESFNKTFKAWYKSKKGFNSFQKANNLIYLFIFHYNFIRPHGSLNNCTPAEVAGFASDSFAKNSWFSAS, translated from the coding sequence ATGAACAAAACAAATATTAAATGTCCTCGCTGTCATTCAAATAAACTATATAAGTTTGGTTTAGACAAGCAGGCTAATCAAAAATATCAATGCCAAAATTGCAAGCGACAATTCGCTCCTGACAAAGTCAGTAGCCGAGTTTTAAAAAACTATCCTAGATGCCCTGAGTGCGGTAAAGGCACTTACTTACATCATTCCTACAAACATTATAATCGCTATAAATGTAATAATAAAAAATGTAACCATATTATAGTTAATCATCATTCTCTTAATATAGATAATGCTTCTAGCGAAGCTATTACCAGCTCCCTTTCTATGAAAGGAATGCGTTTTCCACTTCATGTTATATTAACTACACTCACACTCTATTTTTTAAATAATTCATCAACAAGGGCTATTTCTCAATTCTTGATGATTAACTCTGGAATTAAGGTATCTCATGTTACGATAGCCAGTTGGACTAATAAATTTGCACCTTTCTTTAAACAAAAGGCTGATAAATTTAAAGCTAGTTTAAACCTACAATCTGACGATTGGCACGCTGATGAAACAGTAGTATTTATTAATGGTGAAAGATACTACTTTTGGTTAGCTATTGATTCAGAAACTAGATTTATTTTAGCATTTCATTTAACTAAATCTAGAAGTTCTGATTCAGCGTACACATTGGTAAATGAAGATAAAAAATTTGGTGAACCAGTTAGTTTTATAACTGATAGATTACCTTCATATAATGAAGCCGTGGCTACGCTATTGCCCAATACAACTCATATTCCTGTAGCTCCAATGTCTAGTGATATAAATAATAATTTAATTGAATCATTTAATAAAACATTTAAAGCCTGGTATAAAAGCAAGAAAGGATTCAACTCTTTTCAGAAAGCTAATAACCTTATATATTTATTTATCTTTCACTATAACTTTATTAGACCACATGGATCATTAAATAACTGTACTCCAGCAGAAGTTGCCGGCTTCGCCAGCGATAGCTTTGCTAAAAACTCTTGGTTTTCAGCATCTTAA
- a CDS encoding deaminase domain-containing protein, which yields MRDESKVVRTKLYDSITTFKNSDEYINLSNTQRKKIDRRIDKLELGNVATADVNIPGIKKEFSAHSQIHSIDSLGADVMDFSYTPAESERIFKNYVVDEFPRYNDTEAKILEDIASKIKDKNIKGEVNLFTELDTCQSCTNIILEFRATYPNIKLNIFTNNTVTP from the coding sequence TTGAGAGATGAATCTAAAGTCGTAAGAACAAAACTATATGATTCGATAACAACATTCAAAAATTCTGATGAATATATTAATTTATCTAATACACAGCGGAAAAAAATAGATAGAAGAATTGATAAGTTAGAGCTGGGGAATGTTGCAACAGCAGATGTTAATATACCAGGTATAAAAAAAGAATTTAGTGCTCATAGTCAAATTCATTCCATAGATAGTTTAGGAGCTGATGTTATGGATTTTTCATATACACCAGCAGAAAGTGAGCGTATCTTTAAAAATTATGTGGTAGATGAGTTTCCAAGATATAATGATACAGAAGCCAAGATTCTTGAAGACATAGCTTCTAAAATAAAAGATAAAAATATTAAAGGGGAAGTTAATCTTTTCACAGAGTTAGATACATGCCAAAGTTGTACAAATATTATATTAGAATTTAGAGCAACGTATCCTAATATAAAGTTAAATATCTTTACCAATAATACTGTAACTCCATAA
- the cdiI gene encoding ribonuclease toxin immunity protein CdiI produces the protein MKITNKEDINKYIKYYYEHIGEKNLLKALTNYSDSRGFGIEDIWCCFANEYEEWEEDYFGESGVAYYFDYPAVDKDCIVILTYEEFYKCLSDVCKKYVENNEEQKVVIYEYLNKIKINLGL, from the coding sequence ATGAAAATAACTAATAAAGAAGATATTAACAAGTATATTAAATATTATTATGAGCATATTGGTGAGAAGAATTTATTAAAGGCATTAACTAATTATTCTGATTCAAGAGGATTTGGAATAGAAGATATTTGGTGTTGTTTTGCAAATGAATATGAAGAATGGGAAGAAGATTATTTTGGAGAAAGTGGAGTAGCGTATTACTTTGATTATCCAGCAGTGGATAAAGATTGTATAGTGATATTAACTTACGAGGAGTTTTACAAGTGTTTAAGTGATGTTTGTAAAAAATATGTTGAAAATAATGAAGAACAAAAAGTAGTTATATATGAATATTTAAATAAAATAAAAATAAATTTAGGTTTATAA
- a CDS encoding TNT domain-containing protein: MGYLPEIANKIKNGERVERIVDSIRGSKGVSEADKLKLSSWKYAPDEELYLKYKDVFDNPKYYNQTTGEINWPGQHGDKNIDGFLNGKFYEVTLKPGEKIDRYGTDYGSFASPEGISYGQRALAPGTDLKPYSVFEVIKPMKVKAGEIAPWFNETGGGIQYVLPDIIDELLDAGIIRRVK; this comes from the coding sequence ATGGGGTATCTTCCAGAAATAGCAAATAAAATAAAAAATGGAGAAAGAGTTGAAAGGATAGTAGATTCTATTAGAGGATCTAAGGGGGTAAGTGAAGCTGATAAATTAAAATTAAGTTCTTGGAAATACGCTCCAGATGAAGAACTATATTTAAAGTATAAAGATGTATTTGATAACCCTAAGTATTACAATCAAACAACAGGTGAAATAAATTGGCCAGGTCAACATGGAGATAAAAATATAGATGGATTTCTTAATGGTAAATTTTATGAAGTAACTTTAAAACCAGGAGAAAAAATTGATAGATATGGAACTGATTATGGTTCTTTCGCTTCGCCAGAAGGAATATCTTATGGTCAGAGAGCATTAGCACCAGGAACAGATTTAAAACCATATAGTGTATTTGAAGTTATTAAGCCAATGAAGGTAAAGGCTGGTGAGATTGCACCGTGGTTTAATGAAACTGGTGGAGGTATACAATATGTGTTACCAGATATAATAGATGAGTTATTAGATGCGGGAATAATAAGGAGAGTAAAATAA
- a CDS encoding deaminase domain-containing protein: MPKKIRGKYNFGYADVNIEGIDKKEFFAHSGIKDIDSIENPLQREKLSNISIEPSQDKRVFDTLEVNERNEINGAGAWDRSRDTEFKILNELANKLGDNTKAYGKIKLYTDLDCCPSCKSVIKQFQERYPNINIEVIYKTKGGGK, encoded by the coding sequence ATACCTAAAAAAATCAGAGGAAAATATAATTTTGGTTATGCAGATGTTAATATTGAAGGAATAGATAAAAAGGAATTTTTTGCACACAGTGGGATAAAGGATATTGACAGTATTGAAAATCCATTGCAAAGAGAAAAGTTAAGTAACATATCTATTGAACCATCACAAGATAAAAGAGTATTTGATACCTTAGAGGTTAATGAAAGAAATGAAATTAATGGAGCTGGAGCATGGGATAGAAGTAGAGATACAGAATTTAAAATACTAAATGAATTAGCTAATAAATTAGGGGATAATACTAAAGCTTATGGAAAAATAAAATTATATACAGATTTAGATTGTTGTCCTAGTTGTAAAAGTGTAATTAAGCAATTTCAAGAAAGGTATCCTAATATAAATATTGAAGTAATTTATAAAACTAAAGGTGGAGGAAAATAA
- a CDS encoding RNA 2'-phosphotransferase, whose amino-acid sequence MNHINYLGLSKEISYALRHAPWEYELELDENGWVSAEQLLTALNESDKWENVTLEDLEHMIENSDKKRHELVEGRIRAIYGHSIPKKIVKESTEPPAILYHGTVRRFIKSIEDKGLLPKGRQYVHLSNDIKTALQVGKRHDNKPIILEISKKYINNLLNNINNAVKRRNEPAEIK is encoded by the coding sequence ATGAATCATATAAATTATTTAGGATTAAGTAAGGAAATATCATACGCTCTTAGGCATGCTCCTTGGGAATATGAATTGGAATTAGATGAAAATGGATGGGTTAGTGCTGAACAGTTATTGACTGCACTTAATGAAAGTGATAAGTGGGAGAATGTAACTTTAGAAGATTTAGAGCATATGATAGAAAACTCAGATAAGAAGAGACATGAATTAGTTGAAGGTAGAATTAGAGCTATATATGGACATTCTATACCTAAGAAAATAGTAAAGGAAAGCACTGAACCACCAGCAATATTATATCATGGTACTGTAAGACGTTTTATAAAATCAATAGAGGATAAGGGATTATTACCAAAGGGAAGACAGTATGTTCATTTGTCTAATGATATTAAAACTGCACTTCAAGTTGGTAAAAGACATGATAATAAACCTATTATTCTTGAAATTAGTAAAAAGTATATAAATAATTTACTGAATAATATTAATAATGCAGTAAAAAGACGAAATGAACCAGCTGAAATTAAGTAG
- a CDS encoding site-specific integrase: MNDKWNFEMDEKTLNIYRNLSNQIDKVFIHTRQGSIKTRHRYEDGMNHFAKFLAETFKKQNLNKIENKHLQSYVEQMQESGYSKSYITTNLSAIRYFIDVKGGDSKRLSTNKELGIEHRTKEDRIGCNKA, encoded by the coding sequence ATGAATGATAAATGGAATTTTGAAATGGATGAAAAAACTTTAAATATATATAGGAATTTAAGTAATCAGATTGATAAGGTATTTATACATACAAGACAAGGTAGCATAAAAACTAGGCATAGATATGAGGATGGAATGAATCATTTTGCTAAGTTTTTAGCAGAAACATTTAAAAAACAAAACTTAAATAAGATAGAGAATAAACACTTGCAATCTTATGTGGAGCAAATGCAAGAAAGTGGTTATTCAAAATCTTATATTACAACTAATTTATCTGCCATAAGGTATTTTATTGATGTAAAAGGTGGAGATAGTAAAAGGCTATCTACTAATAAGGAACTTGGTATAGAGCATAGAACAAAGGAAGATAGAATTGGATGCAACAAGGCTTAG
- a CDS encoding SMI1/KNR4 family protein, with amino-acid sequence MNIEILEKKLGFDGFQYPDSFIKAIELNLLDFDLWYIMDEERVLNRLKGVTERYPNRKLIPFARRDDNDDIACFEVGKDEKVQIIHDFASEGYEQRKEYNDFWDWLKDAIDEMIEFNRE; translated from the coding sequence GTGAATATAGAAATTTTAGAAAAAAAATTAGGATTTGACGGATTTCAATATCCAGATTCATTTATTAAAGCAATAGAATTAAATTTATTAGATTTTGATTTGTGGTATATAATGGATGAAGAAAGGGTGTTAAATAGATTAAAAGGAGTTACAGAAAGATATCCTAATAGAAAGCTAATACCTTTTGCAAGACGAGATGATAATGACGATATAGCATGCTTTGAAGTAGGTAAAGATGAGAAAGTGCAGATAATACATGATTTTGCATCAGAAGGTTATGAGCAAAGAAAAGAATATAATGATTTTTGGGATTGGTTAAAAGATGCAATTGACGAAATGATTGAGTTTAATAGAGAATAA